The stretch of DNA CACCGGAGTatattgatttaaaggtttaaaggtcgcgcattaatggcagaggcaacggacaatgacattgccctatcgagcaggactatGCCTTAGAgagtggccatatatacatatgatcagcacccaagcccctctccacccaagctaggaccaaggagggctaggcaatggatgctgatgactcagcagatagacctataggctctcccaaacccctatctttagctcacaaagagagtgaggttacagcgaccaaagaaatggacgagtttgagcgggactcgaaccccaatctgctGATCACTAGTCAGTGACGTtgccaaataggccaccacaatcttgAGAGATACATGGCAGGAACAAGGAACTTGGCGAGGATTTAAAGATCTCTGAACttccagagaagaagaagaagaagaagaagaagaagaagaagaagaagaagaagaaaaatcttcACTTTTCGCGTTGTATTCTTGATGCAAAGATACACCTGAATTCGCAAATTTCGTTTGATGATATCCTGCTTGAGTACAGTCTGTTAAATTACCAGACAGGTATCTGACTGTTCACTTTGGAAAGATAAGTACAACTGAAGTTACTGATGCATAAGCCCTTACTTTTATATGCGCTGAACATACAAAAAACGTTTCAGGGACGGAAGTGTTCCTTTTTCTTTCTCAAAACGAGATTCATTACAGGACAGGATGTGATTCACAGTCATCGATGGTTTAaggttttgatttaatttttgtaattaagAATATCTGGtattttgttattttcatcttaatatacatttttaaataatCTCTGTTAATAACTTTTATTATTGAACATGAACAAGAAAACTAACCAGATATATTTCGATAaacggaaaggaagagaaaaggctTCATGACGGCTGAGGGACTTTTCCAAGAAGATTCGTAAGTAGTCTTTTCCTAGAAATGACGCAATAAGCAGATGGGGATGTTAAGCGTGTGGGAATGAGATAGATAACGAGGTAGTCATAGAGTAGGGGATATTACACAATTTTTTAGGCTTATTATATCTTTCTGTTTAGATCTTCATTTGAATGAAAAATGGGTTACGAGAAATAACTTTAACTATTCATGAAAATGAATGAAGCATCTGCTTAACATAcggaaatttatagtttatatatgacatatctgtttttgacgttgttaatagtttatataggacatatctgttttgacgctgttactgtttttagaatgatatattgttaatttattctcatcatttatttatttccttatttcctttcctcactgggctatttttccctgttggagcccttaaggttatagcatcttgcttttccaactagggttgaagcttggctagtaataatggcaataataataaacgtattgaAAGAAATGGAAGCAGATGGCTGGGCAAATAAAACAATCAACTTTTAACTATTTCTCTTGATGTAACAATTTATCTGTAAGGAAGTAGAAGAAAATAGCTGGATCGTAATTTATTTGATGGCCTGTATATCTGATACTTAAGATTAGAGCTGAATTGGTCTTGTCCAATATTAGTGACGTCCAGTTGTCCACTTTTCCAAAGAAACTGGAAACGGAACCAGAtatgattttggaaggtcaaactgAGAAACAGGATAGCCAGTCAATAGATCAAAGATAATTCATAGGAAAACATTGAAAGGTTTTAATAAACAGTTTGGTAATTCCCTGCCTTGGGCTagcaaaaaataaatatgattaagGATTTATTAATCGTGTTACAAACACCGTAACAAAGTCTTGCGATGACACATTTCCGAAATCACTGTTCGTCTGATATGGATTTTGATAAAGAAAGCGAAAGTAAATATAAAGACGgtgtaattattattcttttatgttttctttgaaaaagagggaaaggaaaaataaaagaataataattagagattagttcacaaaacgttcagttgggctccacaaggcactagaagagttggaagaaccaggcctacatgactgaggactatgaagctcaaagtaagagatgatgaatggagaagaattgaattaaaagctcaagatagagacgactggcgaaatctaaccgaggccctttacgtcaataggcgtggtaggagatgatgatgatgatgatttccttGTAAAATCAGACGTTTCATAGCATTATTCACAATGTATACTGATGTATTTGGCAATGCTATTTTATACCTCAAAACTATCCGCTGATTGCATAAGTAAATCAAATTCAAAGTTGAGTTATATCTAAGATTACTTTTATTGAATTTTACAAATCTTTAAATTTCGTATTCTTGAATAATACATCTAGATATCTAGgatataataagtttttttttttatttttctagagcTAAGGCAGTTTTTATACTGGCCTTCTTGATCTTAAGATCGcaagaactatttttttttgaTAACCGTATGTACATACTGTTTTAAACACATTGTGTTTACAATCTTTATTGTTTTCCTTCGCTTTACAATGTAAAGGGTGACCAAGTTTAGGAAATCTGATTTTTCCAGATTTTAACAATCCCTGTAAACTAACACAAAGATAATCACGCAAAACTGTTAACTCGAACCTTTATCCATTTTGTAAATTACAGATATAACTGCAagatttaacttaaaaaaaaaagaaccactATTGAGCATTATACCATGAAAAATACTTTTgctgttagcaaaaaaaaaaaaaaaaaaaaagaaagatagattCATATTACTGCGCCCagtatcaatgattttttttttccaatgagccTCATTTGCACTGgatcgcaagggtgcccttttagcacggaaaagtttcctaattgctgattggttaggatgattttgtccaaacaatcagcgattaggaaacgtttccaagctaaaagggcacccttacgagtctgtgcaaattcgcctcattaaaaaaaattgagtatagtagaaaTGAGCGTTGAAATTCTATTGACCTGTTGAATTTACTGAATTTCCTCCTCTTCACACCAGTGCCTCGTGCTATTAATTCTCCCAGCGTTAATTGTTCCTCGTCGCTCTAATCATCCGACAGTCAATTAATTATGATATCTAAGTTCGAAGTCATGGAGAGGTCTCACATCTTCGAAGACATTAACTTTTCAAAAAACTTTCCGATGAGTTTCAACCCTTTTGGTAATCATCCCAAAGGTGTTGTCAACAGTCACTGGCTTTATTGGTTCGTTCGGTCTGAGTGTTTGAGTTTATGTTCTGAAGTTTTTTTGAATTTGCTACAGTTATCTGTTACTTCTTTCCGGGATTTTTATCGTATCGTAAATATAGCAGTCAAGATAGTCAAGATATAACGGCCTTTAAACTTCCCCATTCTCTAATATTTCTCTTGATTCGTTTTCCCCTAGAAACTTTAAATCCCAATtttggaaagaaattattatttttttctttccatacCATAATCTGAGCCCCAGTAGTAAGATCAGCTGTTCAAAGTCAAGCATCCCATGATTTCACAAAGGCCttttaagagaaagagaaaaaaaaaatcatccttacCTGATTTCTTTGAAAACAAACACCTTTATAAGCCAAATAAAATCACACTTGAGTATTGTAGACGAAGCCAGTAAATAATAAGAAAGtgctgtaaaattattattattgtgattattattacatGGCAAACTGCACacctagttgaaaaggcagaatACTGCAATCCTTAAGCTCCATAAGAAATAAACCtagtaagaaaaagaaacaaagaagtaaACAATCAACCATAGAAGAGATGTAACCAAATCATATCCGTAACATTTTGAAGTTGACTTTATAATACTAGGATGTAATGTAGATAGGATCATTACTATTTCAACACCACATTCGATCATTAATACATGTGCGAGTACATGACAGACATTGCCCACATGGAACATGATTATAGAACATTCAGATAGTTCACTGACTTTTCTATGCAGTAAGCTTTAAGGTTCACTGGAGATTCGTCATTTAAATTTTCAAGTATCTTCTTTGCTGTAAGTACTTGAAGTTGCATAAGTTCACTAGAATTttgaatataacaaaaataaatctcgcctttgatttatatatatatatatatatatatatatatatatatatatatatatatacatatatatatacatatatatatatatatatatatatatatatatatatatatatatatatatatatataatttatacatacacacatacataaatacagtatatatatacatatatatatatatatatatatatatatatatatatacatatatacacacatatatatatgtatgtatatttatatatatatatatttatatatatatacagtatatttacttttttaatcctacttatttataaaataaattttcttgtcAAACCtcttgttagtttatatatatatatatatatatatatatatatatatatatatatatatatatatatatatgtgtgtgtgtgtgtgtgtgagtatgtatatatatctatacacatatatatatgtatatatacagtatatatatatgtatatatatatatatatatatatatatatatgtttgtgtgtgtgtgtatgtgtatgtatatatacagtatatatatatatatatatatatatatatatatataatttatacatacacatacatatatacagtatatatatatatatatatatatatatatatatatatatatatatatatatttacagtatatttacttttttaatccttcttatttataaaataaattttcttgtcAAACCtcttgttagtttatatatatatatatatatatatatatatatatatatatatatatatatatatatatgtgtgtgtgtgtgtgtgtgtgagtatgtatatatatatatctatacacatatatatatgtatatatacagtatatatatatatatatatatatatatatatatatatatatatatatatatatatatatatatatatatatatatatataactattcttTTTGAAGTAACAAGATTTGTTACTTTACTAGTTTAACTTCATTCTTTCAAAGATAttcttcttctctttatttttactCGTAGGGAGAGTCCCAAAGGTCCTATTGTTCAAATTACGTTTAAAGGAAAGCATCGTATTACAGCATTCACGAATGATGTTAATGATTCTGAGAAAGAAAAATCACAGACCACAGCAGTAATTATCTAACATAATTACTCGTAATCAATGAGAACCTTATGAGTACCTTTACTTGAGATAAATCTAAATAAAGGTTGGTTGACAGTTGCAATCATTAGGATAAACTCAATTTGGAAAAGGAAAGAagtaaggatctggcagtaatttaattatctggaagcgttttaaacgttatagatactgtcagcaaagatctggctataatttcagtcttctgggagtGTTTTGAATGTTATTCCTAGAAcagtgaagtgaaaaaaaaaatgaatagtatTAGTTTTAACAACATTAACAAAAAGACAGGACAGAGTGAGTATAATGTTTACTATCTATCTTTTCatcgtatctattttttttttttaagacccaTTGTCGTAAATTTACGGCTCGTAAACTCAGCGTTACGAAAAGTAATAAGCCATACTGTCTTAATCTCATTGTATGTAAACTGAGAAGTAATTATTTGTAAGTAATGTAAATGTTATTATACGGTTAGTATTTTATATTGGGTGTAAAATACTAGTAATACCAAGGGTTAATTGCGTATGTTTTAAagataaagaaagaagaaagataTAGCGAATATTAGATTGTCGTTATTTTCATGTCACGTATCCGGTGCTTAGCAAGAGCTTTCgtaacttttttgaaaaaaaaaaaaaaaaaaaacacacacacacacacgtatggtGTATATTTGTCAGGATTCAGTtctagtatcatcagaatagaaactcaccagaacgtcagctgggcaagcccaaccttctactgtggtgcccaaccacaataagggcctccccagtaaacagcttaaactcacggtcaatGCCTGGGATCCatttgctgccatgtgaatgcaaggggaacacgttaccactgcactgGCCAGACGGCCTTTTATATACATTTCCTAAGTTACTTTAAAATTCATATCCGGTCATCTAAATGTTTCTGAATTCGTGAAGCCAGGTGGACCTCATTTACAAAGAATGTGTGGGTGTTCGTCTGTACCGAGGTAGTGTCATTCATTGTGAGATAAGGTTGATTGGGTAATAATCTCTGCTCTTAAAGATACCATAGATTACCGCTTAAGGAAATGGACATTGTTTAAAGGTGGTTGGGTGCATCTCACTTTTTTCTATTTAGAACTGAGCGGCtctcccaacacacacacacacacacttatatatatatatatatatatatatatatatatatatatataatatacatatatatatatatattgtatatatatatatatatatatatatatatatataaatatatatataaatataaatatatatatgggcatgTTACTTTAGATAATATCTTAGTGATGTCTAAAACTCGATGgtagcatctctccggacaaactgagctGCAGTTATTTTTCAGGGTTAACAAAAACTGtatttacgtttttccatttaaCATTTGGAGTCGAGATGGGTTTCGAATCACATGTATCTTAATTTTTGTCCACCTCAGCCTTTATATGTAGTGTATGCCTATCATTCAATCAATGAAGTCCTGACAAAGAATCAGCAACACCTGAGACTTTCCCTTGCTTTTAGATAAAACCTTCCTTTTTCTCATCCAGTCTCTAGTGTTAAAGTTGGAAGCCACAAGTCCTTCCCCATTGACTCCAGCTGTTGCTAGTACCCGTTAATAGCTGGGCTGATTATCAAGAGATGGCAAATGTGATCTATGTATTGCTACTCAGCCAGTCAATCCGCTCTTCGGATTAACCTACAGGATAGATCAGCTTATTTTGAAGTGGTTCGATCACGTAGGACGGGAGGGAGATTAATTGAAAGAATATAGCGGTTGGAATTATCAGAGAGGGCATAGAGACAGAGGCACGGGGAAGAAAAGACCTTAGTATCTCGGAAGAGCAAGAATACATGTAAGATAAAGGTGAAAGGCGCACCGTGGGTAGATGGGTTAACTGTGCTAATGATGAGCATTAGTTAATTGTGAAAGAATCAGCTAATGCTCTTAAAGGTTACTACAAAGGGGTCTTAACCCCGATTCAACAATTGAAATGTAAATGTGGCAGTGACTATTGTATCGTTCTTTTCTTATGAGCCAACTCACATCGGGGAAGCTGAGTCCATTTTTTTCATCGTCCTGCTAGACACTTTATCACCAGAATCAAGGAATAACGAAGAATTGTAGGAACTGACAGttgctgatgatttagtcattataacAGACAcagaagaactgctggaaggtatCTAACATGGGAAGGTGCCCTAGTGGGCGGTTGTTTACCACATCCGTAATTCAATAATCACACATAATCACTAAAGAAATACGTTAGAACATAATACATCAAAACGTAAACCTCCACTTGATAATGAGTCATCTTCGGGGTTAATAAAATCTGAATATATTTGGTGtttcattttaataatataaatgtatttatgtaacaTAAAAAACTGAATTAACGGACAAGTGAACATGATTTAGATATAACTAttatatgtgaagagagagagagagagagagagagagagagagagagagagagagagagagagagagagaggggtgatatCACGGGCGACGACATATGAAAGCTGTGACGAAATCGTTGTCGATGGCCGTACGAGTATTGGTCacctttttacttctatttttgcTATGATAAGTCGTTGATTCGACACTGCTGAAGCTCATTTGACTGGTGGAGCAGCTGctgctgttgctactgctgctgTTACAGctgttgttactgctgctgctgctgctgctgctgctattactgCTGCCTTTGCCACCGAAGAGACGAAAGCTCCAACTGCTGGATGAAGAACTACTGCGACTCTTTGTTCCCTCTGTGGAGAAAGTTCCAGAATTTGCTAATTGAAGGTGTTCTTAATAATTTCTTTATGGCATGACTGTTGTTACTGAATTAAGCTGGAGATAAGTAATTCCTTGTTAatgattttcttcatattttatgcgTCGTCTCCTGCAGTTCAGTATCCCTCGACTGATCAAATATTATAACTTAAAAGATAAGTTTGCAAAGAATATTGGATCACGCAAAGTTTACGGTTAAAATATATATTGTCAATAGGAagtgaaatttatctttattataattgttattaatatcatctttatcattattaaagaAACAAAATCCACGATTATGTTCTGTATAAACTATGGTACCGAAGGACTTATTCGAAAACTCATAACGGCATCCTTTTTAAGTCTAGAAATTTGTAGTATGGTTATGGCAAGACATTTCTTATTTAATAGTTACGTTAATggaagcctttattattattattatcattattattattattattattgatacaaagACAGCATT from Palaemon carinicauda isolate YSFRI2023 chromosome 5, ASM3689809v2, whole genome shotgun sequence encodes:
- the LOC137640583 gene encoding uncharacterized protein, translating into MIQELTVPRMANSRSNSVTSEGTKSRSSSSSSSWSFRLFGGKGSSNSSSSSSSSSNNSCNSSSSNSSSCSTSQMSFSSVESTTYHSKNRSKKVTNTRTAIDNDFVTAFICRRP